The following are encoded in a window of Oceanispirochaeta sp. M1 genomic DNA:
- a CDS encoding sensor histidine kinase, producing the protein MIDIIGFWKSLSIRTKITSAFFLTTLLGIFLISLFANIMSNHILIEKSIVDNLGVLNQFSEKLDSSLTHANSMTKLAIANNIIQSSLAKNPDKMDQSESHAVLMGINLTLARLVDNSDILSGMAIYSMEDDRAFYSRGFQKYTTPDRQERDSVFASFTDGKYISWKDISKNIYRIYDEDINGLRLYRRLYMASHGRLSAIIESVIDEEYIASLYENIMRSDRGTIIISNAEGMIVSSQDKSRLFSDISDSSLFEVTLEHQGSGKVYKREGESFLTVNNYYSPLDWYIISEIPMRSLQHEIRMITGQIFLAGLFSLVLSLLIANSLSKSLTRPILSLQNSISESGHDLSIRAQVNSDDEIGALAREYNEMLDKQQSMMKRLVEEQKMLRKYELSLLQAQINPHFLYNALESVCGLIDLDRKDDAQMLVNELSRFYRGILSEGSSAITLKDELKITEHYVNILNVRYSGKIEYTVDIDDSLLVRQIIKMTLQPLIENAVYHGLKNTRPPWKINLNGHLSGDTFILELSDNGVGLDKTKIPDKDFFGFGTKTTNERLKLYFGQDSGITMENNEGGGTLVRIKLSSLKTEGI; encoded by the coding sequence ATGATAGATATCATCGGATTCTGGAAATCTCTATCCATCAGGACAAAAATAACTTCCGCCTTTTTTCTGACAACACTTCTTGGTATATTTCTGATATCCCTATTTGCCAATATTATGTCAAACCATATTCTGATTGAAAAATCAATTGTAGATAATCTGGGTGTCCTCAATCAGTTCTCTGAAAAACTTGATTCATCTCTTACCCATGCAAACTCCATGACCAAGCTGGCAATTGCCAATAATATTATCCAAAGCAGTCTTGCTAAAAATCCTGATAAGATGGATCAGTCTGAATCTCATGCTGTCCTTATGGGGATCAATCTGACATTGGCTCGCTTAGTGGATAACTCAGACATTCTCAGTGGTATGGCTATCTATTCAATGGAAGATGACAGAGCATTCTATTCCAGAGGCTTTCAGAAATATACCACACCTGATCGGCAGGAACGTGATTCAGTTTTTGCCTCATTTACTGATGGTAAATATATCTCCTGGAAGGACATAAGTAAAAATATTTATAGGATTTATGATGAAGATATCAATGGCCTCAGACTTTATAGAAGATTGTATATGGCATCACATGGCAGATTGAGTGCCATTATTGAATCAGTTATCGACGAAGAGTACATAGCGTCTCTGTATGAGAATATAATGAGATCGGACAGGGGAACCATTATTATCAGTAATGCTGAGGGAATGATTGTGTCGTCTCAGGATAAATCTCGATTATTCAGTGATATAAGCGATAGTTCTCTGTTTGAAGTCACTCTGGAACATCAAGGCAGCGGCAAGGTCTATAAGAGGGAAGGAGAGTCTTTTCTGACTGTTAATAACTACTATAGCCCTCTAGACTGGTATATTATCAGTGAAATTCCAATGCGCAGTCTGCAGCATGAAATCAGAATGATAACGGGTCAGATTTTTTTAGCAGGATTATTTTCACTTGTTCTTTCACTTCTGATAGCCAATAGCCTGTCAAAATCTCTGACCAGGCCGATTCTCTCACTTCAAAACTCTATTTCTGAATCCGGGCATGATCTGAGTATAAGGGCACAGGTGAACTCAGATGATGAGATAGGGGCTCTTGCCCGGGAATATAATGAGATGCTGGACAAACAGCAGTCCATGATGAAACGTCTGGTGGAAGAGCAGAAAATGCTGAGAAAGTATGAACTCTCTCTGCTGCAGGCACAGATAAATCCGCATTTCCTTTACAATGCTCTTGAAAGTGTATGCGGGTTGATTGATTTGGATCGCAAGGATGATGCTCAGATGCTGGTAAATGAGCTCTCACGGTTTTACAGGGGAATCCTCTCTGAAGGCTCCAGTGCAATTACTCTTAAAGATGAGCTTAAAATAACAGAACATTATGTCAACATTCTGAATGTCCGTTATAGCGGAAAGATTGAATACACAGTGGATATTGATGATTCTCTACTGGTGAGACAGATCATTAAAATGACTCTTCAGCCTTTGATTGAAAATGCTGTTTATCATGGATTGAAAAATACACGGCCTCCCTGGAAGATCAATTTGAATGGACATCTTTCGGGGGATACTTTTATTCTGGAACTTAGTGATAACGGTGTCGGCCTGGATAAGACTAAAATCCCTGATAAGGATTTTTTTGGTTTTGGTACGAAAACAACCAATGAACGTCTCAAACTGTATTTTGGGCAGGACAGTGGTATAACAATGGAGAATAATGAGGGCGGAGGAACACTTGTCCGAATAAAATTATCATCTCTAAAAACAGAAGGAATATAA
- a CDS encoding response regulator, with the protein MKLKVLLIDDEYLVRERLKHVVDWDAEGYTICGEAEDGVRGLELIEEHDPDLAVIDINMPFMSGLEMAEKVQELEKKVRLVILSGYDDFEYARSAIRSGVCCYLLKPVNKDELLEVLRSTKKEISGPIVYSKSVQQVLSFIEENYKDMNLSIELIADFIGINPTYLSSKYKKETGRKLVDEINLCRLNAAEAILKKECCTLQELADRVGYNDPYYMSRCFKKYLGYSPSQIKSSR; encoded by the coding sequence TTGAAACTTAAAGTTTTACTTATAGATGATGAGTACCTTGTAAGAGAGAGACTCAAACATGTTGTTGATTGGGATGCTGAGGGATATACAATCTGTGGAGAAGCTGAAGACGGTGTACGCGGTCTGGAATTGATTGAAGAGCATGATCCGGATCTGGCCGTCATCGATATCAATATGCCTTTTATGAGCGGATTGGAAATGGCAGAAAAGGTTCAGGAACTGGAGAAGAAAGTTCGTCTTGTGATTCTCTCCGGCTATGACGATTTTGAATATGCCCGTTCTGCCATACGTTCAGGTGTCTGCTGCTATCTATTGAAGCCTGTAAATAAGGATGAGCTTCTTGAAGTCCTGAGAAGCACCAAAAAAGAAATATCCGGACCCATCGTTTATTCTAAATCAGTACAGCAGGTTCTCAGTTTTATCGAAGAAAACTATAAGGATATGAATTTGAGTATAGAGTTGATTGCCGATTTTATAGGAATAAACCCCACTTATCTCAGCTCAAAATATAAAAAAGAGACGGGTCGAAAACTGGTAGATGAAATCAATCTCTGCAGACTTAATGCCGCGGAGGCAATATTAAAAAAGGAGTGCTGTACTCTGCAGGAACTGGCTGACCGGGTGGGTTACAATGATCCTTATTACATGAGCAGATGTTTTAAGAAATATCTGGGCTACTCGCCCTCTCAGATTAAATCTTCCAGATAA
- a CDS encoding ABC transporter substrate-binding protein codes for MKKLSILLFALVLPVVLFAAGGQETVSEDEDVSIRVLSRWSDEMPTSIYFREVIEEINSADNGIIIEGEHINDEASYLDKLRTQFAIGEYPNVFYEYGGSRIVDYVESGLLMDLQPALDADPAWRDSYLPLFDKWQYDQFPGTFGIPAEFYAVTIFYNEEIFNKVGVSVPSTLGEFEMVCDKLLAAGYVPLALGEKDVWRAGHFLNNLVMKSFGSQGVKDLADRNMSYDDPKMVALYTKIQEYFEKGYFGKDAVTVDYNMEQAMFQNEESAMHMDGSWYCGNAAKSEIATKIKAFPFPAVNNANANSFQGGAGGGWSIVDTDERHNAAAVEFVKTVSNPDFFKVLQIRNKGGVYPAVFKSDASVVDTVTISHAAAIANASEFRDDIQTYDNLSSMLDTCRTALQGLFIGKTPSDTAAQIMAEIKANE; via the coding sequence ATGAAAAAACTGAGTATTTTATTATTTGCCCTGGTTCTTCCTGTTGTATTATTTGCAGCCGGTGGACAGGAAACTGTTTCTGAAGATGAAGATGTCTCTATACGTGTTCTCTCCAGATGGTCTGATGAAATGCCTACCTCTATCTATTTCAGAGAAGTGATTGAAGAGATTAATTCTGCGGATAACGGCATCATAATTGAAGGTGAACATATCAATGATGAGGCATCTTATCTGGATAAACTCAGAACTCAATTTGCCATCGGTGAATATCCTAATGTATTCTATGAGTACGGCGGTTCCAGAATCGTAGACTATGTAGAAAGCGGTCTTCTCATGGATCTGCAGCCTGCTCTTGATGCTGATCCTGCCTGGAGAGATTCCTACCTTCCTCTGTTCGATAAATGGCAGTACGATCAGTTCCCCGGTACATTCGGTATCCCTGCAGAGTTCTATGCAGTAACCATTTTCTATAATGAAGAAATCTTCAACAAAGTCGGTGTTTCTGTTCCGTCAACACTGGGTGAGTTTGAAATGGTCTGTGATAAACTGCTTGCCGCAGGTTATGTTCCACTGGCACTCGGTGAAAAAGATGTATGGAGAGCCGGACATTTTTTGAATAACCTGGTTATGAAGAGCTTCGGTTCACAGGGTGTAAAAGACCTGGCAGATAGGAATATGAGTTATGACGATCCCAAAATGGTCGCACTTTATACAAAAATCCAGGAATACTTTGAAAAAGGTTATTTTGGAAAAGATGCAGTAACTGTTGATTACAATATGGAGCAGGCCATGTTTCAAAACGAAGAGTCTGCCATGCATATGGACGGCAGCTGGTATTGTGGAAATGCAGCCAAGTCAGAAATTGCAACTAAGATCAAAGCCTTTCCTTTTCCTGCTGTCAATAATGCAAACGCCAACTCTTTCCAGGGCGGAGCCGGAGGCGGATGGTCCATTGTTGATACAGATGAAAGACATAATGCAGCTGCTGTAGAGTTTGTAAAAACTGTCAGCAATCCCGATTTTTTCAAAGTACTTCAAATCAGAAATAAAGGCGGAGTTTATCCCGCAGTATTTAAATCTGATGCCTCTGTTGTAGACACCGTGACTATCTCTCATGCTGCCGCAATTGCCAATGCTTCTGAGTTCCGGGATGATATTCAGACATATGACAATCTGTCTTCCATGCTGGATACCTGTAGAACTGCTCTTCAGGGACTGTTTATCGGAAAGACTCCTTCTGATACTGCAGCCCAGATAATGGCTGAAATCAAAGCAAACGAATAA
- a CDS encoding carbohydrate ABC transporter permease produces the protein MTIKKDYHWVAIFLAPALIIYATFLLIPICQSIYMSFFKWKGIANVPMVFVGLKNYQRIFSNPAFWHSLVNVLWFIAGGFIVLMPLSFILALIITKNIKGTRFYKTSFFIPVILPMTAVGLMWVYILQPNGGLLNSLLELMGLGSLIKNWLGDPDIAIISVVLVNEWVYAGFNMLIFAAGLVAIPDSLFESAKIDGANSFQRIIHITLPLMKESIKIFSIMCITGCLRHFDLVFIMTGGGPARATETPATLLYNEAFKYRNFGTGNAIGVFILVAGLLISLLLNKLLVQEEM, from the coding sequence ATGACCATTAAAAAAGATTACCACTGGGTGGCCATTTTTCTGGCCCCGGCTCTGATTATATATGCTACGTTTCTGCTGATACCTATATGTCAGTCCATTTATATGTCGTTTTTCAAATGGAAGGGCATAGCGAATGTTCCTATGGTTTTTGTAGGACTGAAAAACTATCAGCGGATTTTCTCCAATCCCGCTTTCTGGCATTCTCTTGTCAATGTTCTCTGGTTTATTGCCGGTGGATTTATTGTACTGATGCCTCTCTCATTTATACTGGCTCTGATTATTACGAAAAATATCAAAGGAACAAGATTTTATAAAACTTCCTTTTTTATACCCGTTATTCTACCTATGACTGCTGTAGGTCTGATGTGGGTCTATATACTACAGCCTAACGGCGGTCTCCTTAACTCCCTCCTTGAATTAATGGGACTTGGCAGTCTTATCAAGAACTGGCTGGGAGATCCGGATATAGCTATAATTTCTGTTGTCCTGGTAAATGAATGGGTCTATGCAGGTTTCAATATGCTGATTTTTGCAGCTGGTCTTGTAGCTATACCCGATTCACTTTTTGAATCTGCCAAAATAGACGGTGCCAACAGTTTTCAAAGAATTATTCATATCACTTTGCCTCTGATGAAAGAATCCATCAAGATCTTTTCTATCATGTGTATTACAGGCTGTCTGAGACACTTTGACCTTGTATTTATAATGACAGGGGGAGGGCCTGCAAGGGCTACTGAAACTCCGGCGACTCTACTCTACAATGAGGCTTTTAAATACAGAAACTTCGGAACGGGCAATGCAATCGGTGTCTTTATTCTGGTGGCGGGTCTGCTGATCAGTCTTCTTCTCAATAAATTACTAGTACAGGAGGAGATG
- a CDS encoding helix-turn-helix domain-containing protein has protein sequence MNFQDPFESPRIETIDLVNITSYWESEEHIRPLWKLYWNSNAGASLAFQNETIELQPEYLYLISAMTAYRPKCRGEVEHLYVHFRLPAEFSKMPQGIWPIVPGHFEFSQLKNISLNGYKSFPGRLLFQELITYALRQLPESLYKQSHFNPLSNLFLWLEEHLDEDCSNPVLAALAGYSEDTLSRVFMRETGKTPQRYLRSLRVSRAANLLRQSDLSMEEIAEHCGYWDRSHFHKSFQSQVGISPTIYRSEVTKL, from the coding sequence ATGAATTTTCAAGACCCCTTTGAATCGCCCCGTATTGAAACTATCGATCTTGTAAATATTACATCCTATTGGGAGTCGGAAGAGCATATCCGTCCTTTATGGAAGCTCTATTGGAACAGTAATGCAGGAGCCTCCCTCGCTTTTCAAAATGAGACTATAGAGCTGCAACCTGAGTATTTGTATCTCATCTCGGCAATGACTGCCTACAGACCGAAATGCAGGGGAGAGGTGGAGCATCTATATGTTCATTTCAGGCTTCCCGCAGAATTCAGTAAAATGCCCCAGGGAATATGGCCCATAGTGCCGGGACATTTTGAATTTTCACAACTTAAAAATATTAGTCTTAATGGATATAAAAGTTTTCCTGGACGGCTTCTTTTTCAGGAACTGATCACATATGCGCTGAGACAGCTCCCCGAATCATTGTATAAACAGAGCCATTTTAATCCCTTATCAAATCTGTTTCTCTGGCTGGAGGAACACCTGGATGAAGACTGTTCTAATCCCGTACTTGCTGCCCTGGCAGGATATTCTGAAGATACATTGAGCAGAGTCTTTATGAGAGAAACAGGTAAAACTCCCCAACGTTATTTGCGTAGCCTGCGGGTCAGCAGGGCTGCCAATCTTCTCAGACAGTCTGATCTTTCTATGGAGGAGATCGCCGAGCACTGTGGTTACTGGGATAGATCTCATTTTCACAAAAGCTTTCAGAGTCAAGTTGGTATTTCACCGACTATTTACAGATCTGAGGTAACAAAGCTTTGA